In Flammeovirgaceae bacterium 311, one DNA window encodes the following:
- a CDS encoding glycine dehydrogenase (COG0403 Glycine cleavage system protein P (pyridoxal-binding), N-terminal domain), with protein MNIKLSQTERFEDRHNGSGRDGISHMLKTVGADSLDALIDQTIPANIRLKKALNLPAPKSEYTFLHDFKKLASKNKLYNSYIGQGYYGTITPGVIQRNILENPGWYTAYTPYQAEIAQGRLEALINFQTLVMDLSGMEIANASLLDEGTAAAEAMGMFYALRKGNKKSANRFFVDRNTFLQTLDILQTRAEPMGIELVIGELEDLNLDDEALFGMLLQYPNKWGNVQDLRPYIDAAHEKGVLVGVAADLLALTLLTPPGEMGADAVVGTTQRFGVPMGYGGPHAAYFATKDEFKRLLPGRIIGVSKDAAGNPAYRMALQTREQHIRREKATSNICTAQVLLAVMAGMYAVYHGPQGLKQIAGRINGYARLINTGLELLGYKQLNQNFFDTLAVELETPQMVEVLRHSALSRHINFNYRPNSLVVTLSIDETVRMQEAEDILAAFAEAAGKQELALSAADIEISFPENLQRTTPFLEHEVFNSYHIEHEMLRYIKRLENRDLSLVHSMISLGSCTMKLNATAEMKPVTWPEWGNLHPFVPADQAQGYRQLFAELESWLAEITGFAAVSLQPNSGAQGEYAGLMVIRAYHQSRGDGHRDVCLIPSSAHGTNPASAAMAGLQIVIVKCDERGNIDVEDLKARAQQYSDRLSCLMVTYPSTHGVFEESIIEICDTIHQHGGQVYMDGANMNAQVGLTSPANIGADVCHLNLHKTFCIPHGGGGPGMGPIGVAQHLQPFLPGSPMVDMGNDSAITAVSAAPWGSASILTISHAYISMMGPEGLTQATRLAILNANYIKARLSEHYKILYTNNKGRCAHEMIVDCREFKKAGVEVEDIAKRLMDYGFHAPTVSFPVAGTLMIEPTESESVAELDRFCDALISIREEIREIESGQADAQQNVLKHAPHTAAMIMSSEWSQPYSREKAAYPLPYTRENKFWPSVRRVDSAYGDRNLMCSCIPVSAYEEQDQQEEVSA; from the coding sequence ATGAATATAAAGCTTTCGCAAACTGAACGTTTTGAAGATCGCCACAATGGCTCCGGCCGGGATGGCATTAGCCATATGCTAAAAACAGTAGGCGCCGATTCGCTGGACGCGCTTATTGATCAGACCATTCCGGCGAACATCAGGCTGAAAAAAGCACTGAACCTCCCGGCGCCTAAAAGTGAATACACCTTCCTGCACGATTTCAAAAAACTGGCTTCTAAAAACAAGCTTTACAACTCCTACATCGGGCAGGGCTACTATGGCACCATCACCCCTGGCGTAATTCAGCGGAACATTCTGGAAAATCCAGGCTGGTATACTGCCTATACGCCTTACCAGGCTGAAATAGCTCAGGGTCGCCTGGAGGCGCTGATTAATTTCCAGACCCTGGTCATGGACCTTAGCGGTATGGAAATTGCCAACGCCTCCCTGCTGGACGAAGGTACGGCTGCTGCCGAAGCCATGGGCATGTTTTATGCACTGCGCAAAGGCAATAAGAAAAGTGCTAACAGGTTTTTTGTAGATAGAAATACTTTTCTGCAAACCCTGGATATTCTGCAAACCCGTGCAGAGCCCATGGGCATAGAGCTAGTGATTGGTGAGTTGGAAGACCTCAACCTGGATGACGAAGCACTGTTTGGCATGCTGCTGCAATACCCCAACAAATGGGGCAATGTACAAGACCTGCGCCCTTATATCGATGCTGCCCATGAAAAAGGCGTACTGGTTGGCGTGGCAGCCGATCTGCTGGCACTTACGCTGCTAACGCCTCCCGGCGAGATGGGTGCCGATGCCGTAGTAGGCACTACCCAGCGCTTTGGTGTACCAATGGGGTATGGTGGTCCGCATGCTGCTTATTTTGCTACCAAAGATGAATTTAAGCGCCTGCTGCCCGGCCGTATTATAGGGGTAAGCAAAGATGCTGCCGGCAACCCTGCCTACCGCATGGCCCTGCAAACCCGCGAGCAGCATATTCGCCGCGAAAAAGCAACCTCTAATATTTGCACCGCACAGGTACTGCTGGCGGTAATGGCTGGTATGTATGCCGTATACCATGGTCCGCAGGGACTGAAACAAATTGCCGGCCGTATCAATGGTTATGCCCGCCTGATTAACACAGGCCTGGAGCTGCTGGGCTACAAACAGCTGAACCAGAATTTCTTCGATACCCTGGCCGTAGAACTGGAAACACCACAGATGGTAGAAGTGCTGCGCCACTCTGCGCTTAGCCGCCATATTAACTTTAACTATCGGCCCAATAGCCTGGTGGTTACGCTGTCGATAGACGAGACCGTACGCATGCAGGAAGCTGAAGACATCCTGGCTGCTTTTGCCGAAGCCGCAGGTAAGCAGGAGCTTGCACTATCTGCTGCCGACATAGAGATCAGCTTCCCGGAAAACCTGCAGCGCACTACTCCCTTCCTGGAACACGAGGTATTTAACAGCTACCATATCGAGCATGAAATGCTGCGCTACATCAAGCGCCTGGAAAACCGCGACCTATCGCTGGTACATAGCATGATTTCGCTTGGCAGCTGTACCATGAAGCTAAATGCCACTGCCGAAATGAAGCCTGTTACCTGGCCGGAATGGGGCAACCTGCATCCATTTGTGCCAGCAGATCAGGCCCAGGGCTACCGCCAGCTGTTTGCCGAGCTGGAAAGCTGGCTTGCTGAAATCACGGGCTTTGCCGCCGTATCGCTGCAGCCCAATTCAGGAGCACAGGGCGAATATGCCGGACTTATGGTGATTCGCGCCTACCACCAGAGCCGTGGCGATGGCCACCGCGATGTGTGCCTGATTCCTTCGTCGGCCCATGGTACCAACCCTGCCTCTGCCGCCATGGCAGGCCTGCAGATTGTAATAGTAAAATGCGATGAGCGCGGCAATATTGATGTAGAAGATCTGAAAGCCCGGGCACAGCAGTACAGCGACAGACTATCGTGCCTGATGGTAACTTATCCTTCCACGCACGGCGTGTTCGAAGAATCAATCATTGAAATTTGCGATACCATTCACCAGCATGGCGGACAGGTATACATGGATGGTGCCAATATGAATGCCCAGGTAGGCTTAACCTCGCCTGCTAACATTGGTGCCGATGTTTGCCACCTGAACCTGCATAAAACCTTCTGCATTCCGCACGGCGGCGGCGGACCAGGCATGGGCCCTATTGGTGTAGCACAGCACCTGCAGCCCTTCCTGCCCGGCAGCCCGATGGTAGACATGGGCAACGACAGTGCCATCACGGCAGTTTCGGCAGCTCCCTGGGGCAGTGCCAGCATTCTGACCATCAGCCATGCCTACATCAGCATGATGGGCCCTGAAGGGCTTACACAGGCTACCCGGCTGGCCATTCTGAATGCCAACTATATTAAGGCAAGGCTAAGTGAGCATTACAAGATCCTGTACACCAACAACAAAGGACGCTGCGCCCACGAAATGATCGTTGACTGCCGCGAGTTTAAAAAAGCCGGAGTTGAAGTAGAAGATATTGCCAAACGCCTGATGGATTACGGCTTCCACGCCCCCACCGTTAGCTTCCCTGTTGCGGGTACACTTATGATTGAGCCTACCGAGAGTGAGAGTGTAGCCGAGCTGGATCGCTTCTGCGATGCCCTGATCAGCATTCGCGAAGAAATTCGTGAAATTGAAAGCGGGCAGGCCGATGCACAGCAGAATGTGCTGAAGCATGCACCGCACACTGCCGCCATGATTATGAGCAGTGAGTGGAGCCAGCCCTACAGCCGCGAAAAAGCTGCTTACCCACTACCCTACACGCGTGAGAACAAATTCTGGCCAAGTGTACGCCGGGTAGACAGCGCCTATGGCGACCGTAACCTGATGTGCAGCTGTATTCCTGTTTCGGCTTACGAGGAGCAGGACCAGCAGGAAGAAGTAAGTGCTTAA
- a CDS encoding efflux transporter, RND family, MFP subunit — protein MKDLFQIEGLILVLLVLGLSCSERRSEQAQGEEVELAGDEPDETAITSKQTDSDYNPADTVVTVNREELQAKLHNHLLVLVNTYLKIGEGLMNNNTEEAKAGAEQLVNVLQRHEQENIDLNPEVKSFYTNAAHTMRQSAENILIANEMWEIRSGFSAMAPAAYKLAKVADFSDLPLYYQYCGNALNNRGAYWLSRNKEIHNPYADQDMKDCGETVAVL, from the coding sequence ATGAAGGATTTGTTTCAGATAGAAGGTTTAATATTAGTTTTATTAGTACTGGGCTTATCCTGTAGCGAAAGGCGCAGTGAGCAGGCACAGGGAGAGGAAGTGGAACTGGCAGGCGATGAACCTGACGAGACTGCCATAACCAGCAAGCAGACAGATAGCGATTACAACCCGGCAGATACGGTGGTAACCGTTAACCGGGAGGAGCTGCAGGCTAAGCTGCACAATCATTTACTGGTACTTGTAAATACCTATCTCAAAATTGGAGAGGGATTGATGAATAATAATACGGAGGAGGCAAAAGCCGGAGCTGAGCAGCTTGTTAATGTATTGCAGCGGCATGAACAGGAAAACATAGATTTAAATCCAGAGGTAAAGAGTTTTTACACAAATGCAGCCCACACCATGCGGCAGAGTGCCGAGAACATTTTAATTGCTAATGAAATGTGGGAGATAAGATCTGGTTTTTCTGCAATGGCACCAGCAGCCTATAAACTGGCAAAGGTGGCAGATTTTTCTGATCTGCCCCTTTATTACCAGTATTGCGGTAATGCATTAAATAATAGAGGGGCCTACTGGCTTAGCAGAAATAAAGAAATTCATAATCCATATGCAGATCAGGACATGAAAGATTGTGGCGAAACAGTTGCTGTTCTGTGA
- a CDS encoding hypothetical protein (COG3339 Uncharacterized conserved protein), giving the protein MSRERHLAKLKASLQESQEILGELVAGTSRDAGKRLHKANKKLQRTYDDASSELEGYLEDASKDFRKQYAKTSKEVEQQFRSSRKELEKQAAKFKDQVNDRYEDTRAAAKSASRNLSAGAVAMAAKADIPSRAADIATFLAKTGLAAKAASTATKAAGFVAKTGLAAKAASLVANTDLKSRTANLLEGAATSFASARNRLNPEDRLVIQHESDSRRISKAGYFVRFSALAIIIISKRHKLMELGTQLYNKLKDSEGRASLTQEARDQFDTMRRLMKAYANGQYRDFPYRSLVKIVAAVIYFVSVADLIPDFIPILGLTDDIAILAWVYSSVKDDLQQFVDWEAAEEKRRSRLAKQSSGSSTSGDSASTSGSGVANVGNTSSAADRTPSPNVTTSTGSDTGSKATVTTGTTSTSGSTGSSTGGSGSLGSSDKGSASGSTGSAGSTSTSGGTLGGVSDTGSRSANTGGGSTGSQGGSSNKS; this is encoded by the coding sequence ATGAGTAGAGAAAGACATTTAGCGAAGCTAAAAGCTTCACTTCAGGAAAGCCAGGAGATCTTGGGAGAATTAGTTGCCGGTACCAGCCGCGATGCTGGTAAAAGGTTACACAAAGCAAATAAAAAACTTCAGCGTACATATGACGACGCCAGCTCTGAGCTGGAAGGATACTTGGAGGATGCTTCCAAAGACTTTAGGAAGCAGTATGCCAAAACCAGCAAAGAAGTGGAGCAGCAGTTCAGGAGCTCAAGAAAGGAACTGGAAAAGCAGGCAGCCAAATTTAAAGACCAGGTTAATGACCGCTACGAAGATACCCGTGCCGCGGCAAAATCTGCCTCAAGAAATCTTAGCGCAGGTGCGGTTGCAATGGCCGCAAAAGCAGATATCCCGTCTCGTGCTGCCGATATAGCTACTTTCCTTGCCAAAACAGGTCTTGCCGCTAAAGCAGCCAGCACTGCAACAAAGGCAGCCGGTTTTGTGGCTAAAACAGGTCTTGCAGCCAAAGCAGCTTCGCTGGTTGCCAATACAGATCTTAAATCACGCACTGCTAACTTACTGGAGGGTGCAGCCACAAGCTTTGCCTCTGCCCGTAACAGGCTAAATCCTGAAGATCGTCTGGTTATTCAGCACGAGAGCGATAGCCGCAGAATCAGCAAGGCTGGTTATTTTGTTCGCTTCTCTGCGCTTGCCATCATCATTATCTCCAAGCGCCATAAGTTAATGGAGCTGGGTACCCAGCTGTATAACAAACTGAAGGATAGCGAAGGCCGTGCTTCTCTTACACAAGAGGCAAGAGACCAGTTTGATACCATGCGCAGGCTGATGAAAGCCTACGCGAACGGTCAGTACCGCGACTTTCCTTACCGTTCACTGGTAAAAATTGTAGCGGCAGTGATTTACTTTGTGTCCGTAGCCGACCTGATCCCGGATTTTATTCCGATTTTAGGTTTAACGGATGATATTGCAATTCTGGCCTGGGTATACAGCTCTGTGAAAGACGATCTGCAACAGTTTGTAGATTGGGAAGCAGCAGAAGAAAAGCGCCGCAGCCGTCTGGCCAAGCAGTCTTCAGGCAGCTCAACTTCCGGCGATAGTGCTTCCACTTCCGGAAGTGGTGTAGCAAATGTAGGTAACACTTCATCGGCAGCAGATCGTACGCCAAGTCCGAATGTAACAACCTCTACCGGCTCTGATACCGGCAGTAAGGCAACGGTTACTACTGGTACCACAAGTACTTCGGGTAGTACAGGTTCTTCCACAGGCGGATCCGGCAGTTTAGGAAGCAGCGATAAAGGCTCTGCTTCCGGATCTACTGGTTCTGCGGGGTCAACCTCTACCAGCGGTGGTACCCTGGGTGGAGTGTCTGATACCGGAAGCCGTAGTGCAAATACCGGCGGCGGTTCTACAGGCAGCCAGGGCGGTAGCAGCAACAAGAGCTAA
- a CDS encoding DNA/RNA helicase (COG0513 Superfamily II DNA and RNA helicases), producing the protein MQEDQDFSQFKLNKQLLTAVAEAGYTKPTEIQEKAIPLMLAGHDLVGIAPTGTGKTAAFVLPILMKLKYAQDIHPRALILAPTRELVMQIDEVVHQMARYTDLRCLALIGGKGIKPQVDAAAAGVDIIVATPQRFLDVYAAGGFLPRFIKTFIMDEADKMMDMGFKGQINRILEVVPPKRQNALFSATMPERVVELAGDFLDFPERVEVAPQATTAETIDQIIYEVPNTRTKLNLLLHLLQNRERFSRVIVFTKTRQTASDIAKYLQRKLMAPVRVVHANKDQNSRDNAMEDFREGDSHILVATDIASRGLDITDVSHVINFDLPLVYDDYVHRVGRTGRAEKSGEAITFVNPAELYHIAKIEELINKSILRETVPPEVVAEETPFEERQDIDREIDRQKRREDPNFKGAFHEKKARPGQSPQGKTGSGGPKFMKKGPKSKTHKGGKIAGKGGKSARRKRG; encoded by the coding sequence ATGCAGGAAGACCAAGATTTTAGCCAGTTTAAACTAAATAAGCAGCTGCTAACAGCTGTTGCCGAAGCCGGCTACACCAAACCCACCGAAATTCAGGAAAAAGCCATTCCCCTGATGCTGGCGGGACACGACCTTGTTGGCATTGCACCTACGGGTACCGGAAAAACGGCTGCCTTTGTACTGCCAATTTTAATGAAGCTTAAATATGCCCAGGACATTCACCCGCGGGCGCTGATCCTGGCTCCTACCCGGGAGCTGGTGATGCAGATAGATGAGGTAGTACACCAAATGGCCAGGTATACCGACCTGCGCTGCCTGGCCCTCATTGGTGGCAAAGGCATAAAACCTCAGGTTGATGCCGCCGCTGCCGGAGTAGATATTATCGTAGCCACTCCCCAGCGCTTTCTGGATGTATATGCTGCCGGTGGTTTCCTGCCCCGTTTCATCAAAACTTTCATTATGGATGAGGCCGATAAAATGATGGACATGGGTTTCAAAGGCCAGATTAACCGCATATTGGAAGTAGTGCCTCCCAAGCGCCAGAACGCCCTTTTCTCGGCTACCATGCCAGAGCGGGTCGTGGAGCTGGCCGGCGATTTTCTGGACTTCCCCGAGCGGGTGGAGGTAGCGCCACAGGCTACCACTGCCGAAACCATCGATCAGATAATTTATGAAGTACCCAACACCAGAACTAAATTAAACCTGCTGCTGCACCTGCTGCAGAACCGCGAGCGCTTTAGCAGGGTAATTGTGTTTACCAAAACCCGGCAAACCGCCTCCGATATTGCCAAATACCTGCAGCGCAAGCTAATGGCCCCCGTGCGTGTGGTGCATGCCAACAAAGACCAGAACTCGCGCGACAATGCCATGGAAGATTTCCGGGAGGGAGATTCGCACATACTGGTGGCTACCGACATTGCCTCACGCGGGCTGGATATTACCGATGTAAGCCATGTGATCAATTTTGACCTGCCCCTGGTGTACGATGATTATGTGCACCGCGTAGGCCGCACCGGCCGCGCAGAAAAAAGCGGCGAGGCCATTACCTTCGTAAACCCTGCCGAGCTTTACCATATTGCAAAAATTGAAGAGTTGATCAACAAGTCTATTCTCCGCGAAACAGTACCACCTGAAGTAGTGGCAGAAGAAACCCCTTTTGAAGAGCGGCAGGACATTGACCGGGAGATTGACCGGCAGAAGCGCCGGGAAGATCCGAATTTTAAAGGCGCTTTTCACGAAAAAAAGGCAAGGCCAGGTCAGTCTCCGCAGGGCAAAACTGGGTCAGGAGGTCCTAAGTTTATGAAGAAGGGACCTAAAAGCAAGACACATAAGGGCGGCAAAATAGCCGGCAAAGGGGGTAAAAGTGCCCGCAGGAAAAGAGGATAA
- a CDS encoding transporter, cpa2 family protein (COG0475 Kef-type K+ transport systems, membrane components), which produces MILLSELNFSLPLENPVLIFSIILFIILFTPIILARLRIPQLIGLILAGALIGPNGIHLMNRDSSIVLFGTVGLLYIMFLAGLEIDLGDFKKNSTKSIIFGLYTFLIPMGLGTLAGMYALGFSVPTSVLLASMFASHTLISYPIVSKLGVAKNRAVNITVGGTMITDTLALLTLAVIAGMSTGEISTEFWVRLGLSVLAFGLIVLLVFPLIGRWFFKRFEDNISQYIFVLGIVFMGAFLAEAAGIEAIIGAFLAGLALNRLIPHTSPLMNRIEFVGNALFIPFFLIGVGMLINFASFVQDFNTIFVAVVMTIVATASKFLAAWFTQKTFKFTSIERNLIFGLSNAQAAATLAAVLVGYNIILGQTPEGDPIRLLDDSVLNGTILMILVTCTIASFVTQKGAQQQADAEAVAGPDVEEELEERILIPVNNLENVEELINLSITLKSKLNKTGLYALNVIDENQAGGVAEKNARKILEKAAVVAAATDSQVQELLRYDLNIVNGINNVVREHKITDMIIGLHQQQGISDTFLGNLTEGILTKCNTTTLIYKAFQPLTTIKRYIIVAPDHAERELGFPFWLIRVWNIGKNTGAKLVFFGSHSTLAFLKEVHAKHPLEAEFHVFTDWGDFLILSREVKIDDNLMIVMSRRHYPSFNSMMDKIPNYLNKYFKENNFVLVYPIQLGVSSDHDLESQNVSVAESLLEGLEKLDELGKTITGMYRRE; this is translated from the coding sequence ATGATTTTATTAAGCGAGTTAAATTTTTCGCTGCCATTAGAAAATCCGGTACTGATATTTTCTATCATCCTGTTCATCATTCTCTTTACCCCTATTATTCTGGCGCGCCTGCGTATTCCGCAGCTCATCGGTTTAATTCTGGCAGGTGCCCTTATCGGGCCTAATGGTATCCATTTAATGAACCGGGACAGTAGTATTGTGCTGTTCGGAACAGTAGGCCTGCTTTACATTATGTTTCTGGCGGGGCTGGAGATTGATCTGGGAGATTTTAAAAAGAACAGCACCAAGAGTATCATCTTTGGTCTGTATACCTTTTTGATACCCATGGGGCTTGGTACCCTTGCAGGCATGTATGCGCTGGGTTTCTCGGTGCCTACCTCTGTGCTGCTGGCCAGTATGTTTGCTTCTCATACGCTTATTTCCTATCCTATTGTAAGCAAGCTGGGGGTAGCTAAGAACAGGGCTGTAAATATTACCGTGGGGGGCACCATGATTACTGATACACTGGCGCTTTTAACCCTTGCCGTTATTGCCGGGATGTCTACCGGCGAAATTTCCACAGAATTTTGGGTACGGCTGGGGCTTTCTGTACTTGCTTTTGGCCTAATTGTACTGTTGGTTTTCCCCCTGATCGGGCGCTGGTTTTTTAAAAGGTTCGAGGATAATATTTCTCAGTACATTTTTGTGCTGGGTATTGTGTTTATGGGCGCCTTTCTGGCCGAAGCGGCAGGTATAGAAGCTATTATTGGTGCCTTTTTAGCTGGTTTGGCCCTTAACCGCCTGATACCGCATACCTCGCCCCTCATGAACCGGATCGAGTTTGTAGGCAATGCGCTCTTTATTCCGTTTTTCCTGATTGGGGTGGGCATGCTTATTAATTTTGCTTCTTTCGTACAGGATTTTAATACCATTTTTGTGGCGGTAGTGATGACGATAGTAGCCACCGCCTCCAAATTTCTGGCTGCCTGGTTTACCCAAAAGACCTTTAAGTTTACCAGCATAGAACGGAACCTGATCTTTGGCCTCAGCAATGCTCAGGCAGCAGCAACCCTGGCAGCAGTGCTGGTAGGCTACAATATAATCCTTGGCCAAACACCAGAGGGTGATCCCATCAGGTTATTAGATGATAGTGTGCTGAACGGCACCATCCTGATGATACTGGTTACCTGTACCATTGCCTCTTTTGTAACTCAGAAGGGGGCTCAGCAGCAGGCTGATGCAGAGGCGGTAGCAGGGCCGGATGTGGAAGAAGAACTGGAAGAACGCATCCTGATTCCGGTGAACAATCTGGAGAATGTGGAGGAGCTCATCAACCTGAGCATTACCCTGAAATCAAAGCTAAATAAAACCGGCCTTTATGCTTTAAATGTTATTGATGAAAACCAGGCAGGCGGTGTAGCTGAAAAAAATGCCAGAAAGATTCTGGAGAAGGCGGCTGTAGTAGCCGCTGCAACCGATAGCCAGGTTCAGGAACTGTTGCGTTACGACCTTAACATTGTGAACGGTATCAACAATGTGGTAAGAGAGCACAAGATTACCGATATGATCATTGGGCTCCACCAGCAGCAGGGCATCAGCGATACTTTTTTAGGAAATTTAACTGAAGGGATTTTAACAAAGTGTAATACAACCACACTTATTTATAAAGCTTTTCAGCCGCTCACTACCATTAAGCGATACATTATTGTAGCGCCCGATCATGCCGAGCGCGAGCTGGGCTTTCCTTTCTGGCTGATCAGGGTCTGGAACATTGGTAAGAACACAGGGGCCAAACTGGTATTCTTTGGCAGCCACAGCACCCTTGCATTTCTAAAAGAGGTACATGCCAAGCATCCCCTGGAAGCAGAGTTTCATGTTTTTACAGACTGGGGCGATTTCCTGATTCTGTCGAGGGAAGTAAAAATAGATGATAACCTGATGATTGTGATGAGCCGCAGGCATTACCCGTCTTTCAATAGTATGATGGACAAAATTCCCAATTACCTGAACAAGTATTTTAAGGAAAACAATTTTGTTTTGGTGTACCCCATTCAGCTGGGGGTTTCCAGCGATCATGATTTAGAATCTCAAAATGTTTCCGTTGCCGAATCGCTACTGGAGGGGCTGGAAAAGCTGGATGAATTAGGAAAGACCATCACAGGTATGTATCGCCGTGAATAA
- a CDS encoding NhaP-type Na+(K+)/H+ antiporter (COG0025 NhaP-type Na+/H+ and K+/H+ antiporters), translating into MVELASVLVLGVFAQWVAWKIKMPAIIPLIFIGLLLGPVSTLITADGEKILNGDRIFKGEILFAFVSLSVGIILFEGGLTLRLQEVKKLGSVIWRILTVGVMITLIGGTAASYFLLDLNIRIAFLFGALIIVSGPTVVMPILRNVRPNPSMNAILKWEGILIDPLGALIAVLAYEFVKTTKTQGEFTLLAFQEFFLTIATGVFVGLCGAFLLYYLLQKQRLPEYLRNVVTLGVVVLSFTFSEMIMHESGLLTATIMGMVMANMKIEDLKNILTFKEDISIILTSILFLLLSSLIEIDQINKLGWNSLLLLGVIMLVIRPIGIFLSAWGSKLSIREKIFISWIGPKGIVAAAVASVFSVQLAQVTNFSPEEVEDAAMLLPLVFMVIVGTVVVQGSSAKLVARMLGVQMKKRKGVLFIGANKAARFIARLLFENGVPVILADTSRDNIAEAERQDLPVIEGNVLHEQAWFDLDLTDIGYLMAFTPSTDINLLACQKFAKEFGERHVYRLISRKELEAKNISLPKNLLFGGKADFHTMETVVNNIEDLQEETFNSVAEYEAFMDRNADKIIPLIIREPDESFRFISNDSAQAIKGDTLIYLTHPKTAVE; encoded by the coding sequence ATGGTTGAACTGGCAAGTGTTTTAGTGTTAGGTGTATTTGCACAATGGGTGGCATGGAAAATTAAAATGCCCGCAATTATTCCTTTAATTTTTATAGGTCTTTTGCTTGGCCCGGTCAGTACACTCATTACTGCTGATGGTGAAAAAATACTAAATGGTGATAGAATCTTTAAAGGAGAAATTCTTTTTGCTTTTGTTTCTCTTTCAGTAGGAATTATACTTTTTGAGGGAGGGCTAACACTTAGACTACAGGAAGTTAAAAAACTTGGAAGTGTAATCTGGCGCATTCTGACAGTTGGTGTGATGATAACACTTATTGGTGGTACCGCTGCCTCCTACTTTTTGTTAGACCTGAACATCCGGATAGCATTTCTCTTTGGCGCCCTTATCATAGTTTCCGGCCCTACGGTGGTGATGCCTATCTTGCGCAATGTGCGACCGAATCCTAGCATGAATGCTATCCTAAAATGGGAAGGTATCCTGATAGATCCTTTGGGCGCCCTGATAGCGGTTTTAGCTTATGAATTTGTTAAAACTACCAAAACCCAGGGAGAATTTACCCTACTTGCTTTTCAGGAATTTTTCCTGACTATTGCTACTGGGGTGTTTGTAGGATTGTGCGGTGCATTTCTGTTGTACTATCTGTTACAAAAACAACGTTTGCCGGAGTATCTTAGAAATGTAGTAACACTTGGAGTAGTTGTGCTGAGCTTTACTTTTTCTGAAATGATCATGCATGAGTCTGGTCTTCTCACTGCTACCATTATGGGCATGGTAATGGCAAACATGAAAATTGAAGACCTAAAGAACATCCTTACCTTTAAGGAAGATATCAGCATCATTCTCACTTCCATTCTGTTCTTGCTATTATCTTCCCTAATTGAAATAGATCAAATCAACAAGCTAGGCTGGAATAGCCTTCTCTTGCTGGGTGTTATTATGCTTGTAATACGGCCTATAGGTATTTTTTTAAGTGCATGGGGAAGTAAGCTTAGCATTCGCGAAAAAATCTTCATTAGCTGGATTGGTCCAAAAGGAATAGTGGCAGCTGCAGTTGCCTCTGTGTTTTCTGTCCAGTTGGCACAGGTAACTAATTTTAGTCCTGAAGAAGTTGAAGATGCGGCAATGTTGCTTCCGCTGGTGTTTATGGTAATTGTGGGTACAGTGGTAGTACAGGGATCTAGTGCCAAACTGGTAGCACGTATGCTGGGAGTACAAATGAAAAAACGTAAAGGGGTACTATTCATAGGCGCTAACAAGGCTGCCCGTTTTATTGCCCGTTTACTGTTTGAAAATGGCGTACCTGTCATTTTAGCAGATACTTCCCGGGATAACATTGCAGAAGCAGAGCGACAGGATTTACCCGTAATAGAAGGCAATGTTTTGCATGAGCAAGCCTGGTTTGACCTTGACCTGACAGATATAGGATATTTAATGGCATTTACCCCCAGCACAGATATAAACTTGCTGGCGTGCCAGAAATTTGCCAAAGAGTTTGGTGAAAGGCATGTGTACCGCCTTATCTCGCGTAAAGAGTTAGAAGCAAAAAACATTAGCCTGCCCAAAAACCTTCTCTTTGGCGGCAAGGCAGATTTTCATACAATGGAAACTGTAGTTAACAATATAGAAGACCTGCAGGAGGAAACATTTAATTCAGTAGCCGAATACGAGGCTTTTATGGATCGGAATGCTGATAAAATCATTCCATTGATTATTAGAGAACCGGATGAATCTTTTCGTTTTATCAGCAATGATTCTGCCCAGGCTATCAAAGGAGATACCCTTATTTACCTGACTCACCCAAAAACTGCTGTTGAGTAA